The DNA segment GGCAATCTGCGTCGCCACCGCAGCGGTGACGCAGATGCCGCCCACATCAGCCAATTGTTGGATGCGGGCGGCGATATTCACGCCATCGCCGAAGATGTCGTCGTCGTCGAAAATGATATCACCGAGGTTGATGCCGATCCTGAATTCGATCCGCCGATCCTGAGGCACGTCCGAATTGCGTCGCTTCATGCGCTGTTGGATCTCCACGGCGCATTTCACCGCGTCGGTCACACTCTGGAATTCCACAAGCATGCCGTCACCCGTCGTCTTGATGATCCGGCCCTCGTTCTTGGCAATGGCGGGATCGATCAGTTCTATTCGGTGCGTTCTGAGGCGGGCGATGGTGCCTGCTTCGTCGGCCTCCATCAGTCGGCTATAACCTGCCATATCGGCAGCCAGGATTGCGGCTAGTCTCTGTTTCATCGAATTGCCAAAGAATGCGCCATCTCCGGACTGGCAGATCGGCGGCCCGGGGCGATTCTAACGCAGCGCAGCGCGATCGCCTATCTTTAAATTAGCGCCTTCTTTCGAAGGAGGTTAAGCGCCGCACGGGGAAAGGGGCAATCATCGGCCGTAATGAGGCCGCTGTCCCTTTATAACTGTGCGGCATCGATCTGAAAACCGTGACCCAGCGCCTCGAATGGGCACCCGGGCGAGAAACGCCAGCAGCACGCCCGTTGTCGCCGGGTAGACGGTTCCAATCCTCCCGGCGACGGATCGGACCGCCTCAGCCGACAGTCCGATGTCGCCGAGGATCCCCACCGCGCGATCGTAGAACACCTCCCCTCGCCCGCGCACATCGACCGGTTTGCTGCTGTTGCATTTGAAGTGCTGAGCACGGCGGACCGACGCTACGAAATGCCGGTTGAGGAGCGATGGTACGCCTCAATTCGGGGCGTCCATCCTGACCGGACCGTCAATCGATAGACGATGGGTTGTGCAAAGTTTGAGTTGACCGTTTTCGATGGCGAGGCGACACTTGCAACCTGCAGCAAGACAGGAGGAAAATGATGGTCGAGCCAGACCCCTGGCGCCACATGGCAAGCGCGCCGAAAGACGGCCGTCGGATCCTCGTTACGATCCGCCCGTCTGAACAGGGGGCGGCAGAAGTTGACCTCGCATATTGGTCGAATGGCGATCAGTTCGGTGCAGAAGGTTGGCGCGCCTCTGACTCCTCGCCCGGCCGCATCATCGAATACGCCGAGCCCGAATTGAAGTGCTGGATGCCGATGCCCTCGGCCAATCTCGATCGCACCTCGATGCCCTCACCCTGGGAAGGCGAAGACGAGCGAGAGCTCGACGGGTCAGGGATTTAAGAACTCGCTCCGCCATGTTGCGAAGATGATACGCAGCGAGTGGAGAAATCCAGTTGAGCTATCCACAACCATCCTTGCGATGGAATATCAATATCTTCGGAAGTGCCATGCGATAGCTCGGTATTTCTGAGCACCTCTCCCAATCCTATTCATCATGACTGCGTTTAGCTGACTTCCTCGTACACGACGGGGTCAAAAGAACTCTTGAAACGTGCGCTTGCAGCCTGGGGGAACGTCAATCCGATGTAACGGTCGCCTCGAACGGAACCGAACCGCAGAAACACACTGTTACGTCGGAAAGGTAGGTCTCAAATTGCAAAGCGCCTAGTCAGGCTTTGAAGCGATCAAATGCAGTCAGGCGTTTGCTCGGCGGATCGGCTTCATCCCATTGATAAATTTCCGCGCGGAGATACCGAAGCTCGTCGTCGAGTGCCTCTTCAGCAATCTCGACCCACCAGGACTTAGGGCGGCCATCGCTGCCGTCCGACCAACGATAACCGCGCGCCTTGAGGTGATCCTTCATGTCGAATGGGCTGTTTTCCGCGAAGACGCGGACACGAGATCGCCGGCTTGCTTCATAGAGCTCCGCAAACGGCGGCCGCCCCGGCTCTCCCCTCACCTTATCGAGAACTTCGAGCAGGGCAAAGCAGTCGTCGACGGCCCTATGGCCCTCATGGAAATAACCCGCCTGCCCGATCAGGTAACCAAGCTTGGTGCCTTCGAAGCCGCGGGAGGCCCAGTCGATCTCCGAGACCGAGCAAGCCCATGCCTTTCCCGCGAAGATGGGCGAGAAGGCCTCACAGAACGGCCGATCGAAGCCGGCATTATGTGCAATGATCAGATCGGCAGGTTCAATGATGGCGCGCAGCTGACGGAGGTCGATCATCTGGCCCGCCACCATTTCGTCTGTGATGCCGGTCAGGCGCGTGATCTCGGAAGGAATTGGAGCGCTCGGTTGCTGCAAGCCACCATAAACGCCGATGACATCGCCGATGGTGCCGGCCGCATCGAACGTGAACGCCACCGCGCCGATCTCGATGATCTCGTCCTTGCGATGGTTGAGGCCGGTGGTCTCGGTATCGAGGATCACGCCCCTTAGCGGAAATTCGGGGCATGCGATCGTCGCAACGGGACGAGGCTCGAGCTTTCTCAGGATGCGATAGCTGCCAGACTCCTGGAGTTGCCGCACCATATCGTCCTCGCTCAATCCACTCCGAGGGTGGCGCTTCTTCACCGAAGAACCATCCGCCTTAACGGGTGCTGCCTCGTCCGCAACAAACAAATCGAACTGCTTCATTTGCTCAGCCTCGCGGCCGCAACCGCATGCGGCATCAGGAATGTCGCAATCTCCGGAATAATGTCCGTCAGATTTCCCGTATTGTGTGCAACGCCTTCAACGAAAGCACGCCATTGCCGCTGCTTTTGATCGTCCCGTGCAAAGGCGTCTGTCATGGCATCTGGTAGGTCGGTGGGGATCGGCGTCTCGCGCCGCTCGAAGGTGGCGGCGATTGCGCGCGCCAGCCGGTCATCGCTGAAATCAAAGGACCTGCTCAGAATCCAAATGTCGTAGAAATCCTTCATCCGGCTATTTGCACGCCCCAGCATGAGCATCGCCTGGAACTTCTCCGCAATGACCGTCTCGCGCATAGGCTCGGAGCCGGGGCGCCGGGAAATCCAGCATGGAAGGATAGTCCAGCATCTCCGCCCCGGGCTCGAGCGCATCGCCAAAGCCGATGTCGATCGTCAGGTTGATCCGAGCGCCACTGATCGAGGCAACCACCCGCAGCCTTAGCCCGCCATATCCCAGTTCTTCGCGGATGCGATCTACACGCAAGGTACCGGTGTCGAAACTGACCCCGTCATCAGCCTGTTGCGCCAGAATTTCTTGAAAGGTCTCCAGCATTGGGTCCGGGTCGGGGTTACCAAAGCCTAAAAGGTCGAGGTCGCGCGTGCCGCGGTGCGGATCGTCAAACCAGCTCATCATCGGCATGGCGCCCTTCAGCACGAAGCGACCGGCATGGGCCGACTGGCTGAGCCGGAACAGCAACCGTTCAAGGGCGAAACGCGTCAGAACCAGATCAAAGCTTTGCCCACTTGCCTTGGCCAGTTGCAACAGGCGGGCGCGGACCGAGGCGCCGACGTTTCTGATTTCTTTACCCATTGGCGGTCAGCGCCTCTAGATACGGCCGGATTACCGTGCCAACGCCACCGCGGCCGGCCTGAACGGCAATTTCGCCAGGAGTTGCCCTTCGTTGCCGGAGCGCCTCCTGAAGCCCCTCTATCGCCACCGAAAGGCCGATTTTGTTACGATAGCGAAAACAATCGGCAACTGTCTTGGCAACTCCGAAAATCTTTATAGGAACGCCTTCGACGGTGTGGGTTTCGATACCTTCGTTGAGCAGGCTTTCAGTGAAGCGCACGATGCGAATAGGGGTGCCGTCCGGCTTCGGAGCCCAATCCTTGCGACCTATGGCAAGCCACACGTGTCTCGGCAGTTGATCGGTCAGGCCGTGGAACGCGAGGGCCGAGACGAGGCAGATAACGGCTCTCGGAACGCGCTTGGCAACCTCCGCCAGGCTATGGTTGGCAGCGAGCTCCGCATCAGGAAGTTGATAGAGACCGCGGGCAAGCCGGAGCACCTCTCCATCCCGTTCCATACGGCTTACAGTGGCTGCGGTGACGCCTGCGTTCCTGAGTTCCGCCAGACGTACTATGCCGCGCTCAGCTAGCACTGTTCGGGCGATTTGACGTTGAGTGACGGAGCCAGACATTGATACAAAAACTCGGATCGTAGAATCTATGGTCCGAGTTTTTATATCACTACCCAAGGAGCTAAGAAAGCCCCAAGCCAATGCCGGTGGTTCGTCGCGCCCCAAGTTCCGCACGATACACCATCTTTTTAGCAGAGAACGGGAAATCAGTCCGCGCGCGTGCGATCGGTAGGCGCGTGGTGGCGGGCGGCGCCAAGCCCGATCCGGAAGTCGACACCCCTCACCGATCGAAACTGCGGTTAGACAGACCGAGCGTCCATTCCGAGCCCAATGCCAAGACTGGCGGAAGCCAGCGACACCAGTGAAAGGGTATGGTCTCAGGTCTGCTTTATCCGGTTCAGAAATCCTTTGGGGACTTCACGCTTTAAAATGAACAGTCACTTAAAATGACTTCCTATTACGGGTCATTACGGTCATGTGGATTATCCAAGCTCGTGTGAGCCATCGATCGACGACTAACGGACCAAAGAGCTGATTGCATGGAAAACCCGGTCTCATTGAACCGCATCGCCGAAAACAAGGTCTTTCGTAAAGGTGATGTTTTCGTCCTCTTCGGCGAACTATTCGGGCGCGGATATGCGACTGGCTTGCTCGAAGAAGCCCGGCGGGCTGGAATGGAGATCGTGGGAATCACGGTCGGGCGGCGCGACGAGAACAACGCACTGCGGCCTCTGGACGCCGAGGAACTCTCTGCCGCCGAGGCCCGATTAGGCGGCAGGATTATCAACATACCTCTTATGGCTGGCTTCGATCTCGACGCTCCGGCAGGAGGCCCCACTCCGACGGATCTCCTCGCTGCCATGACGCTGGAGAGCTGGGAACATGACACGCTCGATTGGGACTACATCAAACAGTGCCGGGACGTCGCCACCGCACGGTTCACGAATTCGCTTTCGCAGGTCATGGCCGTTCTCGACGGAATGATTGCCGACGGCCGCAATGTCTTCTTCGCCCATACAATGGCCGGCGGCATCCCGAAGGCTAAGGTTTTCCTGGTCGTTGCCAACCGAATCTACAAGGGACGCGGTCCCCGCCACATGTCGTCGCAGGCCCTGCTCGACAGCGACATGGGCAAGCTCATCCTGCGGAACTTCGATGAAGTCTCCGCAATCACCTTCCAACATCTTATCGACTTCAGCGCAGCGATCCGTGAGCGCGTGGAGGTGTCGGGTGGTCAGGCCCGGTATACGGCTTACGGTTACCATGGAACCGCAGTCCTGATTGACGAGAGTTATCGCTGGCAGACCTACACCAACTACACCCAGGGTTACGCCAAGATGCGGCTCGAACGCATCGCGCAAGAAGCCTGGGCAGCGGGCGTCAAGGCAACCGTCTATAACTGTCCCGAAATCCGAACCAATTCGTCCGACGTATTTACGGGTATCGAACTTCCCCTGATACCGCTGCTTCTCGCCTTGAAGAAAGAGAACGGTGGCCAGTGGGCAGAGGACCAATGGCAGGCATGCCAGCAGCTTCTGGCAGACGGCTTCACGATGGAGGATGTTTTCCAGAAAATTACCGATATGCAGGCCAACGAGGTCATGCGTCCGTTTTACGATTTCTCGGCGTGGCCGATGGCAAACAGCCAGGCACAGTCCGATCTGACCATCGGCACGTCCAACGAGATCACGCAGATGCACCGGGACAGCAAGGCGATGATC comes from the Sinorhizobium garamanticum genome and includes:
- a CDS encoding 3'-5' exonuclease, with product MKQFDLFVADEAAPVKADGSSVKKRHPRSGLSEDDMVRQLQESGSYRILRKLEPRPVATIACPEFPLRGVILDTETTGLNHRKDEIIEIGAVAFTFDAAGTIGDVIGVYGGLQQPSAPIPSEITRLTGITDEMVAGQMIDLRQLRAIIEPADLIIAHNAGFDRPFCEAFSPIFAGKAWACSVSEIDWASRGFEGTKLGYLIGQAGYFHEGHRAVDDCFALLEVLDKVRGEPGRPPFAELYEASRRSRVRVFAENSPFDMKDHLKARGYRWSDGSDGRPKSWWVEIAEEALDDELRYLRAEIYQWDEADPPSKRLTAFDRFKA
- a CDS encoding type IV toxin-antitoxin system AbiEi family antitoxin domain-containing protein, which encodes MSGSVTQRQIARTVLAERGIVRLAELRNAGVTAATVSRMERDGEVLRLARGLYQLPDAELAANHSLAEVAKRVPRAVICLVSALAFHGLTDQLPRHVWLAIGRKDWAPKPDGTPIRIVRFTESLLNEGIETHTVEGVPIKIFGVAKTVADCFRYRNKIGLSVAIEGLQEALRQRRATPGEIAVQAGRGGVGTVIRPYLEALTANG
- a CDS encoding enoyl ACP reductase FabMG family protein, coding for MENPVSLNRIAENKVFRKGDVFVLFGELFGRGYATGLLEEARRAGMEIVGITVGRRDENNALRPLDAEELSAAEARLGGRIINIPLMAGFDLDAPAGGPTPTDLLAAMTLESWEHDTLDWDYIKQCRDVATARFTNSLSQVMAVLDGMIADGRNVFFAHTMAGGIPKAKVFLVVANRIYKGRGPRHMSSQALLDSDMGKLILRNFDEVSAITFQHLIDFSAAIRERVEVSGGQARYTAYGYHGTAVLIDESYRWQTYTNYTQGYAKMRLERIAQEAWAAGVKATVYNCPEIRTNSSDVFTGIELPLIPLLLALKKENGGQWAEDQWQACQQLLADGFTMEDVFQKITDMQANEVMRPFYDFSAWPMANSQAQSDLTIGTSNEITQMHRDSKAMISDLLSALVVEATGQLIFGESSDPSGPVQWLNHDVVARRLNASHLQWKSPAPLIAQGANDSHLELA